The Argentina anserina chromosome 3, drPotAnse1.1, whole genome shotgun sequence genome includes a region encoding these proteins:
- the LOC126788466 gene encoding elongation factor 2 yields MVKFTAEELRRIMDYKHNIRNMSVIAHVDHGKSTLTDSLVAAAGIIAQEVAGDVRMTDTRADEAERGITIKSTGISLYYEMTDESLKMFKGERNGNEYLINLIDSPGHVDFSSEVTAALRITDGALVVVDCIEGVCVQTETVLRQALGERIRPVLTVNKMDRCFLELQVDGEEAYQTFQRVIENANVIMATYEDPLLGDVQVYPEKGTVAFSAGLHGWAFTLTNFAKMYADKFKVDEAKMMERLWGENFFDPATKKWTSKNTGSPTCKRGFVQFCYEPIKQVIATCMNDQKDKLWPMLTKLGITMKGEEKDLMGKPLMKRVMQTWLPASSALLEMMIFHLPSPHTAQRYRVENLYEGPLDDQYANAIRNCDPDGPLMLYVSKMIPASDKGRFFAFGRVFAGKVQTGLKVRIMGPNYIPGEKKDLYVKNVQRTVIWMGKKQETVEDVPCGNTVALVGLDQFITKNATLTNEKESDAHPIRAMKFSVSPVVRVAVQCKVASDLPKLVEGLKRLAKSDPMVVCSIEESGEHIIAGAGELHLEICLKDLQDDFMGGAEIIKSDPVVSFRETVLEKSCRTVMSKSPNKHNRLYMEARPLEEGLAEAIDDGRIGPRDDPKIRSKILAEEFGWDKDLAKKIWCFGPETTGPNMVVDMCKGVQYLNEIKDSVVAGFQWASKEGALAEENMRGICFEVCDVVLHADAIHRGGGQVIPTARRVIYASQLTAKPRLLEPVYLVEIQAPEGALGGIYSVLNQKRGHVFEEMQRPGTPLYNIKAYLPVVESFGFSGQLRASTSGQAFPQCVFDHWEMMSSDPLEGGSQAAVLVQDIRKRKGLKEQMTPLSDFEDKL; encoded by the exons ATG GTGAAGTTCACAGCGGAAGAGTTGCGAAGGATTATGGACTACAAGCACAACATCCGTAATATGTCCGTTATTGCCCATGTCGATCATG GTAAATCAACCCTTACCGACTCCCTTGTTGCTGCCGCTGGTATCATTGCACAAGAAGTTGCTGGTGATGTCCGTATGACGGATACCCGTGCAGATGAGGCAGAGCGTGGTATTACAATCAAATCTACTGGAATCTCTCTCTACTATGAGATGACCGATGAGTCGCTGAAGATGTTTAAAGGAGAGAGAAACGGAAATGAGTACCTTATCAATCTCATTGATTCTCCTGGGCATGTTGACTTTTCATCTGAGGTCACAGCTGCTCTTCGTATTACTGATGGTGCACTTGTGGTGGTGGATTGTATTGAGGGCGTCTGTGTCCAAACTGAGACCGTGCTCCGTCAAGCCTTGGGAGAAAGGATCAGGCCCGTTTTGACCGTTAACAAGATGGACAGGTGCTTCCTTGAGCTCCAGGTGGATGGTGAGGAGGCCTACCAGACATTCCAAAGGGTTATTGAGAATGCTAATGTCATCATGGCTACCTACGAAGACCCTCTTCTTGGTGATGTCCAGGTCTACCCTGAGAAAGGAACAGTTGCTTTCTCTGCTGGTTTGCACGGTTGGGCTTTTACTCTTACCAACTTCGCCAAGATGTATGCTGATAAATTTAAGGTCGATGAGGCAAAGATGATGGAAAGACTCTGGGGTGAGAACTTTTTTGACCCAGCAACCAAGAAGTGGACCAGCAAGAACACTGGTTCTCCTACCTGCAAGCGTGGTTTCGTTCAGTTCTGTTATGAGCCCATCAAGCAGGTTATCGCTACCTGCATGAATGATCAGAAAGATAAGCTTTGGCCCATGTTGACAAAGCTTGGAATCACCATGAAGGGTGAGGAAAAAGATCTGATGGGAAAACCATTGATGAAGAGGGTTATGCAGACCTGGCTGCCTGCCAGTAGTGCCCTATTGGAGATGATGATCTTTCACCTTCCCTCTCCACATACTGCTCAGAGGTATCGTGTGGAGAATTTGTACGAGGGTCCCCTGGATGATCAGTATGCTAATGCCATCAGAAACTGTGATCCTGACGGTCCTCTTATGCTCTATGTATCTAAGATGATTCCCGCATCTGACAAGGGTAGATTCTTTGCCTTTGGCCGTGTGTTTGCTGGGAAGGTCCAAACAGGTTTGAAGGTTAGAATCATGGGACCAAACTATATTCCTGGTGAAAAGAAGGATCTGTATGTCAAGAATGTACAGAGGACTGTTATCTGGATGGGAAAGAAACAAGAAACTGTTGAGGATGTTCCCTGTGGTAACACTGTGGCCTTGGTCGGTTTGGATCAGTTCATCACCAAGAATGCTACCTTGACAAATGAGAAGGAAAGCGATGCTCACCCTATTCGTGCCATGAAGTTCTCTGTCTCACCTGTTGTGCGTGTTGCTGTTCAGTGCAAGGTTGCTTCTGATCTTCCCAAGCTTGTTGAAGGGCTTAAACGTCTGGCCAAGTCCGATCCTATGGTTGTCTGTTCTATTGAGGAGTCCGGAGAGCACATTATTGCTGGTGCTGGTGAACTTCATCTTGAGATCTGTTTGAAGGATCTTCAGGACGATTTCATGGGTGGAGCTGAGATTATTAAGTCTGACCCTGTTGTGTCTTTCCGTGAGACAGTCCTTGAGAAGTCCTGCCGTACCGTGATGAGCAAGTCTCCCAACAAGCACAACCGTCTGTACATGGAAGCACGCCCATTGGAGGAGGGTCTTGCTGAAGCCATTGATGATGGTCGTATTGGTCCAAGAGATGATCCTAAAATTCGATCCAAGATCCTGGCTGAGGAATTTGGTTGGGACAAGGATCTTGCTAAGAAAATCTGGTGTTTTGGCCCTGAGACCACTGGTCCTAACATGGTGGTTGATATGTGTAAGGGAGTCCAGTACCTCAATGAAATCAAGGATTCTGTTGTTGCTGGGTTCCAGTGGGCTTCAAAGGAAGGTGCATTGGctgaagaaaacatgaggggtatcTGCTTTGAAGTCTGTGATGTTGTTCTTCATGCTGATGCTATTCACAGAGGAGGTGGTCAGGTCATTCCAACCGCCAGGAGGGTCATCTATGCTTCCCAGCTGACAGCCAAGCCAAGGCTCCTTGAACCGGTGTATCTTGTTGAGATTCAAGCACCTGAGGGTGCTCTCGGTGGTATCTACAGTGTTCTCAATCAGAAGCGTGGACATGTATTTGAAGAAATGCAGAGGCCTGGTACCCCACTGTACAACATCAAGGCATACCTGCCTGTCGTTGAGTCTTTTGGGTTCTCTGGTCAGTTGAGGGCTTCCACTTCAGGACAGGCTTTCCCGCAGTGTGTGTTTGATCATTGGGAGATGATGTCTTCTGATCCATTGGAGGGTGGTTCCCAGGCAGCTGTGCTGGTTCAAGACATCCGGAAGAGGAAGGGTTTGAAGGAGCAAATGACCCCGCTTTCCGATTTCGAGGACAAGCTTTGA